From a single Nocardioides sp. dk884 genomic region:
- a CDS encoding DUF6318 family protein — MVAAAVLIASAAACGDDPDPKVDSPPTPTPTISTSPASGPVAPTLPPEAEGDDAAAAEAFVEYFWAMVKYAETTGEVEALEALVSPQCQGCAGGIEFLRRVFQNGGEIGGGDVTLSNFKVRELEGGPATLFEVRVDVISTRQVVSYPDEADNQVFPAGTVTDRFMVLNHDGRWSMDRWEVL; from the coding sequence GTGGTCGCGGCCGCCGTGCTGATCGCGAGTGCCGCGGCTTGTGGGGACGATCCGGATCCGAAGGTCGACTCGCCGCCGACGCCGACCCCCACGATCAGCACCAGCCCGGCCAGCGGTCCGGTTGCCCCCACGCTGCCGCCCGAGGCGGAGGGGGACGATGCCGCGGCAGCGGAGGCGTTCGTCGAGTACTTCTGGGCGATGGTGAAGTACGCCGAGACGACAGGGGAGGTCGAAGCGCTCGAAGCGCTCGTGTCGCCCCAATGCCAAGGGTGCGCTGGAGGGATCGAGTTCCTTCGCCGGGTGTTCCAGAATGGTGGCGAGATTGGTGGCGGGGACGTAACGCTGTCGAACTTCAAGGTCAGGGAACTCGAGGGTGGGCCTGCAACCTTGTTTGAGGTTCGTGTCGATGTCATCAGCACTCGACAAGTCGTTTCGTACCCCGACGAAGCCGACAATCAGGTGTTCCCAGCGGGGACCGTCACGGATCGCTTCATGGTCCTGAACCACGACGGCCGTTGGTCGATGGATCGGTGGGAAGTGCTATGA